In Nicotiana tabacum cultivar K326 chromosome 21, ASM71507v2, whole genome shotgun sequence, one DNA window encodes the following:
- the LOC107821173 gene encoding gamma aminobutyrate transaminase 3, chloroplastic isoform X1, whose amino-acid sequence MAKITSLIGSGIIAATNQVGSHISAISNLQKQIVCDPIQVRWSSTETSLKNDISSADIRGYKGHDMLAPFTAGWQTTDVDPLVIQKSEGSYVYDINGKKYLDALAGLWCTALGGNEPRLVAAATKQLNELPFYHSFWNRTTKPSLDLAKELLDLFTSNKMAKAFFTNSGSEANDTQVKLVWYYNNALGRPDKKKFIARTKSYHGSTLIAASLSGIPALHQKFDLPAPFVLHTDCPHYWRYHLPGETEEEFSTRLANNLENLILKEGPETIAAFIAEPVMGAGGVIPPPATYFDKIQAVVKKYDILFIADEVICGFGRLGTMFGCEKYNIKPDLVSVAKALSSGYMPIGAVLVSPEVSDVINSQSNKLGTFSHGFTYSGHPVSCAVALETLKIYKERNIIEQVNRISPKFQEGLKAFSDSPIIGEIRGTGLLHGTEFTDNKSPNDPFPPEWGIGAYFGAQCEKHGMLVRVAGDNIMMSPPYILSLEEIDELIVKYGKALKDTEKRVEELKSQNK is encoded by the exons ATGGCCAAGATTACTAGTCTAATTGGATCTGGGATCATAGCAGCCACTAATCAG GTCGGTTCCCATATTTCTGCTATTAGCAATTTGCAGAAACAAATCGTTTGCGATCCTATACAGGTCAGATGGAGTAGCACTGAAACATCTCTGAAGAATGATATTTCATCAGCTGACATTAGAGG ATATAAAGGACATGATATGTTGGCCCCCTTCACTGCTGGGTGGCAGACTACTGATGTGGATCCTTTAGTTATACAAAAGTCCGAG GGTTCTTATGTTTACGACATAAACGGGAAGAAGTATCTTGATGCTCTAGCTGGTTTGTGGTGCACAGCTTTAG GGGGAAATGAGCCTCGTCTTGTTGCCGCTGCAACCAAACAACTCAATGAGTTGCCCTTTTACCATTCGTTTTGGAATCGTACCACAAAACCTTCTTTG GATCTTGCAAAGGAGCTCCTGGATTTGTTTACTTCAAATAAAATGGCGAAAGCTTTTTTCACAAATAGCGGATCAGAAGCTAATGACACTCAG GTGAAGCTGGTATGGTATTACAACAATGCGCTTGGGAGGCCAGATAAAAAGAAATTTATTGCTCGAACAAAATC ATACCACGGATCTACTCTCATTGCCGCCAGTCTCTCTGG TATTCCTGCATTACACCAGAAATTTGATTTGCCTGCTCCATTTGTTCTGCACACTGACTGCCCTCATTATTGGCGCTATCATTTGCCAG GTGAGACGGAAGAGGAGTTCTCGACAAGGTTGGCCAATAATTTGGAAAATCTTATACTCAAAGAGGGGCCTGAAACA ATAGCTGCTTTCATCGCCGAACCAGTTATGGGGGCAGGAGGTGTCATACCTCCTCCGGCAACCTATTTCGATAAG ATCCAAGCTGTAGTCAAGAAGTATGACATTCTTTTCATTGCGGATGAGGTCATATGTGGATTTGGAAGGCTCGGGACAATGTTTGGATGTGAAAAGTACAACATTAAACCTGATCTTGTCTCTGTAGCAAAG GCGCTTTCTTCTGGATATATGCCAATCGGCGCAGTCCTTGTAAGCCCTGAAGTTTCTGATGTCATAAATTCTCAAAGCAACAAACTTG GTACATTTTCACATGGATTTACTTACTCTGGACACCCTGTCTCGTGTGCGGTTGCCTTGGAAACACTAAAGATCTACAA GGAAAGAAATATTATCGAGCAAGTAAACAGAATATCACCAAAGTTCCAAGAAGGTTTGAAAGCATTTTCTGATAGTCCCATAATCGGGGAG ATAAGGGGAACTGGTTTGCTACATGGTACTGAGTTTACAGATAACAAATCTCCTAATGATCCTTTTCCTCCTGAATGGG GTATTGGTGCATATTTTGGAGCACAGTGTGAGAAACACGGGATGTTGGTACGTGTTGCTGGTGATAACATAATGATGTCTCCTCCATATATTTTGAGTTTAGAAGAAATTGATGAG TTGATAGTCAAATATGGGAAAGCACTTAAGGATACTGAAAAGAGAGTTGAAGAACTCAAGTCCCAGAACAAGTAA
- the LOC107821173 gene encoding gamma aminobutyrate transaminase 3, chloroplastic isoform X2: MHFTLDNVAQLTVNQVGSHISAISNLQKQIVCDPIQVRWSSTETSLKNDISSADIRGYKGHDMLAPFTAGWQTTDVDPLVIQKSEGSYVYDINGKKYLDALAGLWCTALGGNEPRLVAAATKQLNELPFYHSFWNRTTKPSLDLAKELLDLFTSNKMAKAFFTNSGSEANDTQVKLVWYYNNALGRPDKKKFIARTKSYHGSTLIAASLSGIPALHQKFDLPAPFVLHTDCPHYWRYHLPGETEEEFSTRLANNLENLILKEGPETIAAFIAEPVMGAGGVIPPPATYFDKIQAVVKKYDILFIADEVICGFGRLGTMFGCEKYNIKPDLVSVAKALSSGYMPIGAVLVSPEVSDVINSQSNKLGTFSHGFTYSGHPVSCAVALETLKIYKERNIIEQVNRISPKFQEGLKAFSDSPIIGEIRGTGLLHGTEFTDNKSPNDPFPPEWGIGAYFGAQCEKHGMLVRVAGDNIMMSPPYILSLEEIDELIVKYGKALKDTEKRVEELKSQNK, from the exons ATGCACTTCACTTTGGACAATGTGGCACAATTGACAGTGAATCAG GTCGGTTCCCATATTTCTGCTATTAGCAATTTGCAGAAACAAATCGTTTGCGATCCTATACAGGTCAGATGGAGTAGCACTGAAACATCTCTGAAGAATGATATTTCATCAGCTGACATTAGAGG ATATAAAGGACATGATATGTTGGCCCCCTTCACTGCTGGGTGGCAGACTACTGATGTGGATCCTTTAGTTATACAAAAGTCCGAG GGTTCTTATGTTTACGACATAAACGGGAAGAAGTATCTTGATGCTCTAGCTGGTTTGTGGTGCACAGCTTTAG GGGGAAATGAGCCTCGTCTTGTTGCCGCTGCAACCAAACAACTCAATGAGTTGCCCTTTTACCATTCGTTTTGGAATCGTACCACAAAACCTTCTTTG GATCTTGCAAAGGAGCTCCTGGATTTGTTTACTTCAAATAAAATGGCGAAAGCTTTTTTCACAAATAGCGGATCAGAAGCTAATGACACTCAG GTGAAGCTGGTATGGTATTACAACAATGCGCTTGGGAGGCCAGATAAAAAGAAATTTATTGCTCGAACAAAATC ATACCACGGATCTACTCTCATTGCCGCCAGTCTCTCTGG TATTCCTGCATTACACCAGAAATTTGATTTGCCTGCTCCATTTGTTCTGCACACTGACTGCCCTCATTATTGGCGCTATCATTTGCCAG GTGAGACGGAAGAGGAGTTCTCGACAAGGTTGGCCAATAATTTGGAAAATCTTATACTCAAAGAGGGGCCTGAAACA ATAGCTGCTTTCATCGCCGAACCAGTTATGGGGGCAGGAGGTGTCATACCTCCTCCGGCAACCTATTTCGATAAG ATCCAAGCTGTAGTCAAGAAGTATGACATTCTTTTCATTGCGGATGAGGTCATATGTGGATTTGGAAGGCTCGGGACAATGTTTGGATGTGAAAAGTACAACATTAAACCTGATCTTGTCTCTGTAGCAAAG GCGCTTTCTTCTGGATATATGCCAATCGGCGCAGTCCTTGTAAGCCCTGAAGTTTCTGATGTCATAAATTCTCAAAGCAACAAACTTG GTACATTTTCACATGGATTTACTTACTCTGGACACCCTGTCTCGTGTGCGGTTGCCTTGGAAACACTAAAGATCTACAA GGAAAGAAATATTATCGAGCAAGTAAACAGAATATCACCAAAGTTCCAAGAAGGTTTGAAAGCATTTTCTGATAGTCCCATAATCGGGGAG ATAAGGGGAACTGGTTTGCTACATGGTACTGAGTTTACAGATAACAAATCTCCTAATGATCCTTTTCCTCCTGAATGGG GTATTGGTGCATATTTTGGAGCACAGTGTGAGAAACACGGGATGTTGGTACGTGTTGCTGGTGATAACATAATGATGTCTCCTCCATATATTTTGAGTTTAGAAGAAATTGATGAG TTGATAGTCAAATATGGGAAAGCACTTAAGGATACTGAAAAGAGAGTTGAAGAACTCAAGTCCCAGAACAAGTAA